One segment of Nostoc piscinale CENA21 DNA contains the following:
- a CDS encoding PHP domain-containing protein: protein MVMNCTRTSTSCELLKQVFQRIDAQSCPRFFNFHMHTVYSDGKLEPSALMEQAIAIGLKGLAITDHHNIGGYLAAKTWLEDWKWNNPDSNIPDLWSGTEINANLLDNEVHILAYAFEPNHSSIKPYLQRHAVTGREYEAINVIAAIHEAGGLAVLAHPARYRRSHFDLIAAAAEQGIDGVETFYAYNNPNPWKPSQKESEQVQQLASEYGLFNTCGTDTHGLNLLQRL, encoded by the coding sequence ATGGTGATGAATTGTACGCGGACATCGACTTCTTGCGAACTTTTAAAACAAGTATTCCAGAGGATTGATGCCCAAAGTTGTCCGAGATTCTTTAATTTTCACATGCACACTGTCTATTCTGACGGGAAGTTAGAGCCGAGTGCATTAATGGAACAAGCGATCGCAATTGGCTTAAAAGGATTAGCGATTACTGATCATCATAATATTGGTGGTTATTTAGCCGCAAAAACTTGGTTAGAAGACTGGAAGTGGAACAATCCTGATAGTAATATTCCTGATTTGTGGAGTGGTACAGAAATTAATGCCAACCTCTTAGATAATGAGGTTCACATTTTGGCTTACGCCTTTGAACCAAATCACTCTAGTATCAAACCTTACTTGCAAAGACATGCTGTCACGGGTAGAGAATATGAAGCAATTAACGTGATTGCGGCGATTCATGAAGCTGGTGGATTAGCGGTTTTAGCACACCCCGCACGTTATCGGCGATCGCATTTTGATTTAATTGCGGCGGCGGCTGAACAAGGAATTGATGGTGTAGAAACTTTCTACGCTTATAATAACCCCAACCCTTGGAAACCAAGTCAAAAAGAATCAGAACAAGTGCAACAGTTAGCTAGTGAATATGGCTTGTTTAATACCTGTGGTACTGATACTCATGGTTTAAATTTACTCCAGCGATTGTAA